The genome window AGGTAACAATTGATAAACTTATAGATTTGAAGAAGATAGACAATGAGGCTACATTGAGGGTGGAGAGGTCAAAAACAAAATCTGTGTCATTGCCTCCGGTTTCTACTCAACACCAAATGGATACAAACACTCTTGGTGTTGatccaaaaaagagaaagacatCAACTGTAGAAAATGCCTTTAATTTTCAAGATAGAGAGACACTTGATCATGAAATTGCTAGGATGTTTTACTCTTCGGGGCTGCCTTTTCATTTAGCAAGAAATCCTCATTATAGGAAGGCATTTGCCTATGCTGCCAATAATCAGATCAGTGGTTACCAACCTCCAggttataataaattaaggacAACATTACTTCAAAATGAGAGAAGACATGTGGAGAATTTGttacaaccaattaaaaatgcaTGGAGCCAAAAGGGTgtgagcattgttagtgatggATGGAGTGACCCGCAAAGAAGATCTCTTATTAATTTCATGGCTGTCACAGAGAGTGGACCTATGTTTTTAAAGACCATCGATTGTTCAAATGAGATCAAAGACAAGGATTTCATTGCCAAACATATGAGGGAGGTAATTATGGAGGTTGGGCACTCAAATGTTGTGCAAATAGTGACGAATAATGCAACTGTTTGTAAAGCAGCAGGTTTAATAATTGAGGCTGAGTTTCCTTCCATCTATTGGACTCCATGTGTTGTCCATACATTAAATCTTTCTTTAAAGAACATATGTGCAGCCAAGAATACAGAAAAAACAATATTGCTTATGAAGAATGTTCTTGGATCACCCAAATTGCGGATGATGCAATGTTTGTGAAAAACTTTGTCATAAGTCACTCTATGAGACtatcaattttcaattcattcgaTTCATTGAAATTCCTATCCATTGCTCCAACAAGATTTTCCTCCACTATTGTAATGCTCAAGAGATTCAAGCAATTGAAGAAAGGACTCCAAGAGATGGTCATTAGTGACCAATGGTCTTCTTATAAGGAAGATGATGTTGCAAAGGCTAAATTTGTGAAAGATACTTTGTTGGATGATAAATGGTGGGATAAGGTTGattatattctttctttcactaGCCCTATCTATGATGTTCTTAGAAGAACGGATACAGAAGCTTCATCTCTCCATCTAGTATATGAGATGTGGGATTGAATGATTAAAAAGGTGAAGAATGCCATATATCAATATGAGACAAAGGAGGAGAGTGAAGGATCAACCTTTTATTAGGTAGTACACTCCATATTAATTGATCGTTGGACTAAGAGTAGCACTCCTCTCCATTGTTTAGCTCATTCTTTAAATCCTAGGTAATTGACTCTATACTTTtttacttacattttttttagaattacataaattttaatcatgtatatatttctttttaattgtagATATTATAGTCATGAATGGCTAAGTGAAGATTCTAATCGAGTTCCTCCACATCAAGACTGGAACTCACTCGTGAAAGATTAAAATGCTTCAAGAGGttctttcttgatgtggatgtaagGAGGAAAGTAAATATTGAGTTTGCCAACTTCTCGGATGGAAGAGAAGGTTTTGatgatcttgattctttaaaTGATAGAGGTCAAATGGATCCAAAAGCTTGGTGGCTAGTTCATGGCATTAATGCTCCAATACTTCAAAAGGTTGCCCTTAAGCTACTTGCACAACCTTGTTCATCTTCTTGTTGTGAAAGGAATTGGTGtacatattcatttatccattctttaaagagaaacaagatgACACCACATAAAGCTAaagatttagtattttttcatAGCAACCTATGACTTCTCTCAAGGAATACTCTACAATATCATCAAAAGGAAACTAAAATGTGGGATGTAGCTGGAGATGATTTTGGGTCACTTGATGATTGTGGTATTCTTGAAATTGCTAGTTTGTCTTTAGATGAACCAGAGTTAGAGGGTGTCTTTTTCAATGATGATTTCTAGTTTGTGAAATTCTTGAAGACTTGAAGTTGCTAATTCATCATcttgctttataattttttttttgtaaacaaacaAAGTGTACAAATTGTATAATGAGGTCTCTTAGTATTTTTTGTGACTCATTATCATAGGAAAAGTTTTTTTGAGATGATgatgaatatataaatcttaATTCTCAATTTAGATCTTTTATGCATATcgcttatatttaattttatgtaattttcaaTATTGCAGGTGTCCACGTGTCCAGTATTCGGTGTCGATCCTTCATAGTCAACCACAACATCAACAAGTATGACTTGTTCTTAACCACAATAGCCTTAAACCCATTTGCTTAGTAACCCAACAAAACCCATTGGTCCTATTCTTCTCTACTGCACATTCCCtttttattaaattcattttgtaTAACTATACATGACAATATAATCCTTTGATTGAGCTTGTATTTAAGTATGCCCCTAAAGCCAATGGGAAATCCTTGCAAATCGCAGAAGTGTGAGAATTTTAGGCTAGTTAGTTTTTTTCATgaacaaaaatgtaaaatgagGAAAGAAAAGCACATTATATAAAGAGATATTATACAGAACAGAATGAGAGTGTAGTATTAGATTGATCGGAATTAGAATGAAAAAACAAGGTTTTGAAGCATACTACATCGGTTTACGACCGTCGTCGTAGGGAACGTTGTAAAAAGGGGAAGCCTTTTCTACGATGGTCGCGAacgaccatcttagaatgttgaacattctacatcggttgtctcagaaccgatgtagaatgcattgcattctaagacggtctttGACACATGACTGTCTTAGAATGGTTAGCATTCTACATTGTCGTCTCAGAATCGATGCAGaatgccttttttattttcttagttcgagctactttttttttactgaattgaAAGCTAGGTTATTCAAATGCCTATAATAAACACATgagaatatgaaattaattaaattttatgcaatgaaaaataacaatatataaattcaaGATGGTAAATATTAACCAAACAATGTTTATCGCTCCTTCACCTAAACCTTGCTCCTTCTCACTCTCACTGCCCTTCTTATAAATGCCATATAGCACCATCTAAACTAGCCCCAGTGCAAACCCTCCCACATTTGGaatctgaaatttaaattaatttatatgttgTGCTAGCTAGTAGTATATGGAATTAATGGAATTGAATGGGCTACTTACATAAATGCATTTGTCTTGCATAAAAAAACCATATACAAACCACATCATGGCATTCAGTGTGAGGAAAATTGACAAATAGAAGGGCATAATTAAAGTTAAGTTAATGATGATGATCCAAGTAGTAAGTTAATTATATATGCATAGaaaaaggtatatatatacatacccTTGCATCCTTGTGCGCATATTTAATGTTGGTGAGAATGTAGATGAGCTCTATGACACATCCGATCGAGTTGATCGTAATAAGGGGAACAACGCCGTCATGAATTTTGAGGAAAGCGTAGTATAACCAAAGCATAGAACTCATTAATGACAACAAGTATGGCAGTGAGTGGAAACCGTCTGTGCATTTCTTTTTGTATATCCGGTAAAACGTTGGTCTGCaatcaaaaaattaatcaatcatcAATTTATAAGAACAGGGAGAAAAAAAAGCACTAAAATTTTCCTCTGGATGATTGACAATGATTGTTGTATAAAAACAATAAGGGACATCCACCCTAGAGGATATAATAGTGTAACACAAACTATTAAGTAGTATcgccattttcttctttttccctcATGAAAAACCTATTAATTCAAactattatatttgaattttttatattcttaagaTAACTAGATATCAGGCATATCTATTATTAATGCAATGCATTTATAACACTATCATCCTTAAACCAC of Glycine soja cultivar W05 chromosome 1, ASM419377v2, whole genome shotgun sequence contains these proteins:
- the LOC114417026 gene encoding uncharacterized protein LOC114417026 isoform X1, which produces MLTKRIAFLCLLLVVPASASIVAQCRVRFLPHVEMSASSPSQAKEQDDDTKPLWTYVTKIKSVGGGGNYEIKCNICDFTFNGSYTKVRAHLLKMMRKGVRVCQKVTIDKLIDLKKIDNEATLRVERSKTKSVSLPPVSTQHQMDTNTLGVDPKKRKTSTVENAFNFQDRETLDHEIARMFYSSGLPFHLARNPHYRKAFAYAANNQISGYQPPGYNKLRTTLLQNERRHVENLLQPIKNAWSQKGVSIVSDGWSDPQRRSLINFMAVTESGPMFLKTIDCSNEIKDKDFIAKHMREVIMEVGHSNVVQIVTNNATVCKAAGLIIEAEFPSIYWTPCVVHTLNLSLKNICAAKNTEKTILLMKNVLGSPKLRMMQCL
- the LOC114417026 gene encoding uncharacterized protein LOC114417026 isoform X2 — protein: MSASSPSQAKEQDDDTKPLWTYVTKIKSVGGGGNYEIKCNICDFTFNGSYTKVRAHLLKMMRKGVRVCQKVTIDKLIDLKKIDNEATLRVERSKTKSVSLPPVSTQHQMDTNTLGVDPKKRKTSTVENAFNFQDRETLDHEIARMFYSSGLPFHLARNPHYRKAFAYAANNQISGYQPPGYNKLRTTLLQNERRHVENLLQPIKNAWSQKGVSIVSDGWSDPQRRSLINFMAVTESGPMFLKTIDCSNEIKDKDFIAKHMREVIMEVGHSNVVQIVTNNATVCKAAGLIIEAEFPSIYWTPCVVHTLNLSLKNICAAKNTEKTILLMKNVLGSPKLRMMQCL